The Kosakonia sacchari SP1 genome includes a window with the following:
- the pfkB gene encoding 6-phosphofructokinase II, with protein sequence MAAIYTLTLAPSLDSATLTPQIYPEGKLRCTAPVFEPGGGGINVARAIAHLGGKATAIFPTGGATGEHLTALLADENVPTVTVATQDWTRQNLHVHVESSGEQYRFVMPGATLNEDEFRQIEEKVLTIERGAILVISGSLPPGVQIEKLTQLIKAAQKQGIRCIVDSSGEALNAALAIGNIELVKPNQKELSALVGRELTQPDDVRKAAQEIVQTGKALRVVVSLGPQGALGVDANNCVQVVPPPMKSQSTVGAGDSMVGAMTLKLAQDASFDDMVRFGVAAGSAATINQGTRLCAQQDTQKIYDYLRHA encoded by the coding sequence ATGGCAGCTATATATACCCTTACGCTGGCGCCTTCGCTTGATAGTGCGACACTGACGCCACAAATTTATCCCGAAGGTAAACTGCGTTGTACGGCGCCCGTTTTTGAGCCTGGCGGTGGCGGTATTAATGTTGCCCGCGCAATTGCACATCTGGGCGGTAAAGCAACGGCAATATTTCCCACTGGTGGCGCAACGGGCGAGCATCTCACCGCATTGCTTGCAGATGAGAACGTACCAACCGTAACCGTAGCCACACAAGACTGGACGCGGCAGAACCTGCACGTTCATGTCGAGTCCAGCGGTGAGCAATACCGGTTTGTCATGCCCGGCGCTACATTGAACGAAGACGAGTTTCGCCAGATAGAAGAGAAAGTCCTGACTATTGAACGTGGCGCGATTTTGGTGATAAGCGGCAGCCTGCCCCCTGGCGTTCAGATCGAAAAGCTGACACAGCTAATTAAAGCCGCGCAAAAACAAGGAATTCGCTGCATTGTCGATAGCTCGGGCGAGGCGCTAAACGCAGCGCTCGCAATTGGTAATATCGAGCTGGTAAAACCCAACCAGAAGGAGTTGAGCGCGCTGGTCGGCAGAGAGCTTACCCAGCCTGATGATGTGCGCAAAGCCGCGCAGGAGATCGTTCAAACGGGCAAAGCCTTGCGCGTGGTCGTCTCTCTTGGCCCGCAGGGCGCATTGGGCGTGGATGCCAATAATTGTGTTCAGGTCGTACCGCCGCCGATGAAAAGCCAAAGTACGGTGGGGGCTGGCGACAGCATGGTTGGCGCAATGACGCTCAAACTTGCACAAGATGCGTCTTTTGATGACATGGTACGTTTCGGCGTCGCCGCCGGGAGTGCAGCCACCATCAACCAGGGGACTCGCTTGTGCGCGCAGCAAGACACGCAAAAAATTTACGACTATTTGCGCCATGCCTGA
- the ghoS gene encoding type V toxin-antitoxin system endoribonuclease antitoxin GhoS, with protein MGSDGITRYVVEVKFHDQTLTDINEINNHFTRAGFLLTMADDNGNVHDLGTNTFGFISALSEKDVHALASGLAESAVDEETEITVTTWEAFQKQEH; from the coding sequence ATGGGCAGCGATGGCATCACCCGCTACGTAGTCGAGGTCAAATTTCATGACCAAACGCTGACAGACATCAACGAGATTAATAACCACTTTACACGCGCCGGCTTTCTCCTCACGATGGCGGATGATAATGGCAACGTACACGATCTTGGCACCAATACGTTCGGTTTCATCAGTGCGCTAAGTGAAAAGGATGTTCATGCACTGGCAAGCGGGCTTGCTGAAAGCGCAGTGGACGAAGAGACGGAAATCACTGTCACCACCTGGGAAGCGTTCCAGAAGCAGGAACATTAA
- a CDS encoding fructosamine kinase family protein yields the protein MWQAISGLLSEQLGEGEIEQRDELPGGEIHAAWHIRYAGRDLFVKCDDRELLPIFTAEADQLALLARSNTVRVPAVWAVGSDRDYSFLVMEYLPARPLDAHNAFMLGQQLARLHQWSDQPQFGLDFDNDLSTTPQPNAWQRRWSTFFAEQRIGWQLELAAERGLEFGNIDAIVEHVQQRLSSHQPQASLLHGDLWSANCALGPDGPYIYDPACYWGDRECDLAMLPLHPDQPPQIYDGYQSISPLPSDFLERQPLYQLYTLFNRAILFGGEHLVNAQKALDRVLAA from the coding sequence ATGTGGCAAGCGATAAGTGGTCTGTTAAGCGAACAACTGGGTGAAGGCGAAATTGAACAACGCGATGAACTGCCCGGTGGCGAAATCCATGCCGCGTGGCACATACGCTACGCTGGGCGCGATCTCTTCGTAAAATGCGATGATCGTGAACTGCTCCCCATTTTTACGGCCGAAGCCGACCAACTCGCCCTGCTGGCACGCAGCAATACCGTGCGTGTTCCTGCGGTTTGGGCGGTGGGAAGCGACCGCGACTACAGCTTTCTGGTCATGGAGTATCTTCCAGCTCGTCCGCTTGATGCGCATAACGCGTTTATGCTCGGTCAGCAGCTAGCGCGTCTTCACCAGTGGAGCGATCAGCCGCAGTTTGGCCTCGATTTCGATAACGATCTTTCCACCACGCCGCAGCCCAACGCATGGCAGCGCCGCTGGTCAACGTTTTTCGCGGAGCAACGCATTGGCTGGCAGTTAGAGCTGGCGGCGGAAAGAGGGCTGGAGTTTGGCAACATCGATGCGATTGTCGAACACGTTCAGCAACGACTGAGTTCTCACCAACCGCAAGCCTCACTATTGCACGGCGATCTTTGGTCGGCCAACTGTGCACTTGGGCCTGACGGTCCTTACATTTACGACCCTGCTTGCTACTGGGGCGACCGTGAGTGTGACCTGGCGATGCTGCCGCTCCATCCGGACCAGCCGCCGCAAATCTATGACGGTTACCAGTCCATCTCCCCGCTTCCCTCTGATTTCCTCGAACGCCAACCTCTTTATCAGCTTTACACTTTGTTTAATCGGGCAATCTTGTTCGGTGGCGAACATCTGGTGAATGCGCAAAAGGCGCTGGATCGTGTGCTGGCGGCGTGA
- a CDS encoding YniB family protein: MTYQQAGRIAVLKRVLGWVIFIPAVISTIISVLKFMYDHSEKQPGINAVMLDFAHVIIEMMRFNTPFLNLFWYNSPTPDFHQSLNIMFWIIYVLIFVGLALQASGARMSRQARFLREGVENQMILEKAKGPEGLTREQIEARIVVPHHTIFLQIFPLYVLPVIIIVAGYFFFTLLGFL, from the coding sequence ATGACGTATCAACAAGCTGGACGCATCGCCGTGCTGAAACGCGTTCTGGGTTGGGTGATTTTTATTCCAGCCGTCATTTCGACAATTATTTCGGTACTGAAGTTTATGTACGATCACAGCGAAAAACAGCCGGGCATTAATGCCGTGATGCTGGATTTCGCCCATGTGATCATTGAGATGATGCGTTTTAACACGCCATTCCTGAATCTTTTTTGGTACAACTCGCCAACGCCTGATTTCCACCAAAGCTTGAACATCATGTTCTGGATTATTTATGTGCTGATTTTTGTCGGACTGGCGCTGCAGGCGTCCGGTGCGCGCATGAGTCGTCAGGCGCGTTTTCTGCGTGAAGGCGTGGAAAACCAGATGATCCTCGAGAAAGCCAAAGGGCCTGAAGGGTTAACGCGTGAGCAGATTGAAGCACGCATTGTGGTGCCGCATCACACTATCTTTCTGCAAATTTTCCCGCTCTATGTATTGCCGGTGATAATTATTGTTGCAGGCTATTTCTTTTTTACGCTGCTTGGTTTCCTGTAA
- the hxpB gene encoding hexitol phosphatase HxpB: protein MSAPRQILAAIFDMDGLLIDSEPLWDRAELDVVASLGVDISRRNELPDTLGLRIDMVVELWYAQQPWNGPSRQEVTDRIIQRAISLVEEKRPLLPGVHEAIALCKNSGLAVGLASASPLHMLEKVLTMFDLRDSFDALASAEKLPYSKPHPQVYLDCAAKLGVDPLTCVALEDSVNGMIASKAARMRSIVVPDAEHRADPRYVLANVKLESLEQLTLAHLLG, encoded by the coding sequence ATGTCTGCCCCGCGACAAATTCTTGCTGCCATTTTTGATATGGATGGATTACTGATCGACTCTGAACCGCTCTGGGATCGCGCCGAACTCGACGTTGTGGCAAGCCTTGGAGTCGACATTTCAAGGCGCAATGAGTTGCCGGATACGCTTGGCCTGCGCATCGATATGGTGGTTGAACTGTGGTATGCCCAGCAGCCGTGGAATGGTCCGAGCCGTCAGGAAGTCACCGACAGAATCATTCAGCGCGCTATCTCACTGGTTGAAGAAAAGCGCCCGTTGCTGCCGGGCGTCCATGAAGCCATCGCGCTGTGTAAGAACAGTGGACTGGCGGTTGGGCTGGCATCCGCATCGCCGCTGCATATGCTGGAAAAAGTGCTGACCATGTTCGATCTGCGCGACAGTTTCGATGCACTCGCCTCAGCGGAAAAGTTACCCTACAGCAAGCCGCACCCGCAGGTTTATCTGGACTGCGCGGCAAAGCTGGGTGTCGACCCGCTCACGTGTGTGGCGCTGGAAGATTCAGTTAACGGCATGATTGCCAGCAAAGCGGCGCGGATGCGTTCCATCGTTGTGCCGGATGCCGAACATCGCGCGGACCCGCGCTATGTGCTTGCTAACGTAAAACTAGAAAGCCTCGAACAGCTCACGCTCGCACATCTGCTCGGTTAA
- the kduD gene encoding 2-dehydro-3-deoxy-D-gluconate 5-dehydrogenase KduD, producing MILEAFKLAGKVAIVTGCDTGLGQGMALGLAEAGCDIVGVGRKVPQETASRVQALGRRFHAIQADLRHQHGLDEVVKQAVATFGHINILVNNAGTIRRCDALDFSEQDWDDVMNLNLKTVFFLSQAVARQFIAQGNGGKIINIASMLSYQGGIRVPSYTASKSGVMGLTRLLANEWAPHQINVNAIAPGYMATNNTQQLREDAERSQEILDRIPAGRWGEPEDLKGAAVFLASKAADYINGYTLAVDGGWLAR from the coding sequence ATGATACTGGAAGCCTTTAAGCTTGCGGGTAAAGTGGCTATCGTCACCGGGTGCGACACCGGGCTGGGTCAGGGAATGGCATTGGGGCTTGCGGAAGCGGGCTGCGATATTGTCGGTGTTGGCCGCAAAGTGCCGCAGGAAACCGCCTCCCGCGTGCAGGCGTTAGGACGACGTTTCCATGCTATTCAGGCCGACCTTCGCCACCAGCACGGCCTTGATGAGGTGGTTAAGCAAGCCGTTGCGACATTTGGGCACATCAACATTCTGGTGAATAACGCGGGGACGATTCGCCGCTGCGATGCCCTTGATTTCAGTGAGCAAGACTGGGATGACGTGATGAACCTGAACCTGAAAACGGTCTTTTTTCTCTCTCAGGCGGTAGCGCGGCAATTTATCGCTCAGGGCAATGGCGGGAAAATCATTAACATCGCTTCGATGCTCTCGTACCAGGGCGGCATCCGCGTGCCTTCATATACGGCGTCCAAGAGCGGCGTCATGGGATTAACGCGTTTACTGGCAAATGAATGGGCGCCACATCAGATTAATGTTAATGCGATCGCACCCGGCTATATGGCGACCAATAACACGCAGCAACTGCGAGAAGATGCGGAGCGCAGCCAGGAGATCCTTGACCGTATCCCGGCAGGGCGCTGGGGTGAACCAGAAGATCTGAAAGGCGCGGCGGTGTTTCTGGCCTCAAAAGCGGCGGATTATATTAATGGTTACACCCTTGCCGTCGATGGTGGCTGGCTGGCGCGTTAA
- a CDS encoding metal-dependent hydrolase, whose protein sequence is MTAEGHLLFSIACAVFSKNAELTPVLAQGDWWHIVPSAILTCLLPDIDHPKSFLGQRLKWISKPVARAFGHRGFTHSLLAVFLALTLFYLKVPESWIVPADALQGMVVGYLSHILADMITPAGVPLLWPCRWRFRLPLLVPQKGNQLERVLCMALFTYAVWMPQTLPENGAVHWSSQMITSLQNQFNRFIHQQSEH, encoded by the coding sequence ATGACGGCGGAAGGACACCTGCTTTTTTCCATTGCTTGCGCGGTGTTTTCCAAAAACGCTGAGTTAACGCCTGTCCTCGCCCAGGGTGACTGGTGGCATATTGTCCCGTCCGCTATTCTTACCTGCCTGCTGCCTGATATCGACCATCCTAAATCTTTTCTCGGGCAACGCCTGAAATGGATATCAAAACCTGTCGCCCGCGCTTTCGGGCATCGCGGATTTACGCATAGCCTGTTGGCGGTTTTTCTGGCGCTGACGCTCTTTTATTTAAAAGTGCCAGAAAGCTGGATAGTGCCCGCCGATGCGCTACAGGGAATGGTGGTGGGTTACCTCAGCCATATTCTGGCAGATATGATTACTCCGGCTGGCGTACCGCTGCTCTGGCCCTGTCGCTGGCGCTTTCGCCTGCCGCTGCTGGTGCCGCAAAAAGGTAACCAACTGGAGCGCGTATTATGCATGGCGCTATTTACTTATGCAGTATGGATGCCGCAAACATTGCCCGAAAACGGTGCAGTCCACTGGTCATCACAAATGATTACATCGCTGCAAAATCAATTTAATCGCTTTATTCATCAGCAATCTGAGCATTAA
- a CDS encoding L-cystine transporter, with protein sequence MNFPLIANVVVFVALLFLLAQARHKQWSLAKKVLVGLGLGVIFGLALQAIYGADNPVLKDSIQWFNVVGNGYVQLLQMIVMPLVFASILSAVARLHNASQLGKISFLTIGTLLFTTLIAALVGVLVTNLFGLTAEGLVQGTAETARLNAIQSNYVGKVADLTVPQLLLSFVPKNPFADLTGANPTSIISIVIFAAFLGVAALKLLKDDAPKGQRVLTAIDTLQSWVMKLVRLVMQLTPYGVLALMTKVVAGSNIQDIIKLGSFVIASYLGLGIMFVVHGLLLGVNGVSPLKFFRKVWPVLTFAFTSRSSAASIPLNVEAQTRRLGVPESIASFSASFGATIGQNGCAGLYPAMLAVMVAPTVGINPLDPLWIATLVGIVTVSSAGVAGVGGGATFAALIVLPALGLPVTLVALLISVEPLIDMGRTALNVSGSMTAGTLTSQWLKQTDKAVLDSEEDAELAHR encoded by the coding sequence ATGAATTTTCCACTCATCGCGAACGTAGTAGTGTTCGTGGCACTGCTGTTTTTGCTGGCGCAGGCGCGTCACAAACAGTGGAGCCTGGCAAAAAAAGTGCTGGTCGGTTTAGGCCTCGGCGTGATCTTCGGCCTCGCGCTGCAGGCTATCTATGGTGCTGATAACCCGGTACTGAAAGATTCCATCCAGTGGTTCAACGTCGTCGGCAATGGCTATGTCCAGTTGCTGCAAATGATTGTCATGCCGCTGGTTTTCGCCTCAATTTTGAGCGCCGTTGCGCGTCTGCATAATGCGTCACAACTGGGCAAAATCAGTTTTCTGACCATCGGCACATTGCTGTTCACCACGCTCATCGCTGCGCTGGTCGGCGTGCTGGTGACTAATCTGTTCGGTTTGACGGCAGAAGGTCTGGTGCAGGGTACGGCAGAAACCGCGCGTTTGAACGCCATTCAGAGTAACTATGTTGGCAAAGTGGCCGATCTCACCGTGCCGCAATTGCTGCTCTCTTTCGTACCAAAAAACCCGTTTGCCGACCTGACCGGCGCAAACCCAACGTCAATTATCAGCATCGTTATCTTCGCTGCTTTCCTTGGCGTTGCGGCACTGAAATTGCTGAAGGATGATGCGCCGAAAGGCCAGCGTGTACTGACCGCTATCGATACACTGCAAAGCTGGGTGATGAAACTGGTACGCCTTGTGATGCAATTGACACCGTATGGCGTGCTGGCGCTGATGACCAAAGTTGTCGCCGGTTCTAACATTCAGGACATCATTAAGCTGGGCAGCTTCGTTATCGCCTCTTACCTTGGTCTGGGCATTATGTTTGTAGTGCACGGTCTGCTGCTTGGCGTGAACGGCGTGAGCCCGCTGAAATTCTTCCGTAAAGTATGGCCGGTACTGACATTTGCCTTCACCAGCCGCTCCAGCGCGGCATCCATTCCGCTGAACGTGGAAGCGCAAACGCGTCGTCTGGGCGTACCAGAATCCATCGCCAGTTTCTCCGCCTCTTTTGGGGCAACCATTGGGCAGAACGGCTGTGCGGGTCTTTACCCGGCAATGCTGGCAGTGATGGTAGCCCCGACAGTGGGCATTAACCCGCTGGATCCGCTGTGGATTGCCACCCTGGTAGGGATTGTCACCGTGAGTTCCGCAGGTGTAGCGGGCGTTGGTGGCGGCGCGACGTTTGCCGCACTTATCGTGCTGCCTGCGCTGGGTCTGCCGGTCACGCTTGTGGCGCTGCTTATCTCTGTTGAACCACTTATCGATATGGGCCGTACCGCCCTGAACGTCAGCGGTTCCATGACCGCCGGTACATTGACCAGCCAGTGGCTGAAACAGACCGATAAAGCTGTGCTGGACAGTGAAGAGGATGCCGAGCTGGCGCACCGTTAA
- the cedA gene encoding cell division activator CedA: MKSYRQQNRAIISYVPRVEPAPPDHASKVDGYRDVWLLRGKYVAFVLMGEKFRRSPIFSVPEAAQRWALQMRQEGEIEEE; the protein is encoded by the coding sequence ATGAAATCTTATCGTCAACAAAACCGAGCCATTATCAGCTATGTCCCGCGCGTCGAACCGGCTCCCCCCGATCACGCCTCAAAAGTGGATGGCTATCGTGATGTCTGGTTGCTGCGTGGCAAGTATGTGGCGTTTGTGTTGATGGGGGAAAAGTTTCGCCGCTCGCCGATCTTTAGCGTTCCGGAAGCAGCGCAGCGCTGGGCGCTGCAAATGCGTCAGGAAGGCGAGATAGAGGAAGAGTAA
- the katE gene encoding catalase HPII, protein MSHNEKDPHHHAPVHDANESRPGLDSLAPEDNSHRPSPRPTAPGEQPTAPGSMKAPDTSNDKLNALEPYRKGGENYPLTTNQGVRIADDQNSLRAGKRGPTLLEDFILREKITHFDHERIPERIVHARGSAAHGYFQPYRSLSDITKADFLSDAEKITPVFVRFSTVQGGAGSADTVRDIRGFATKFYTEEGIFDLVGNNTPVFFIQDAHKFPDFVHAVKPEPHWAIPQGQSAHDTFWDYVSLQPETLHNVMWAMSDRGIPRSYRTMEGFGIHTFRLINAEGKATFVRFHWKPLAGKASLVWDESQKLTGRDPDFHRRELWEAIEAGDYPEYELGLQLIPEEDEFKFDFDLLDPTKLIPEELVPVQRVGKMVLNRNPDNFFAENEQAAFHPGHIVPGLDFTNDPLLQGRLFSYTDTQISRLGGPNFHEIPINRPTCPYHNLQRDGMHRMEIDTNPANYEPNSINDNWPRETPPGPKRGGFETYQERVEGEKIRERSPSFGEYYAHPRLFWLSQTPFEQRHIIDAFSFELSKVVRTYIRERVVDHLAHIDIHLAQGVAENLGITLSDDQLTIAPPPEVNGLKKDPSLSLYAVPDGNVKGRVVAVLLHDKVSATDVLNVLQGLKAKGVHSKLLYARMGNVTADDGSELPIAATFAGSPSLTVDGVIVPGGDISDILQNGDAKYYLLEAYKHLKTIALAGDARQFKRLLDVDKQGEDGIVEADSATANFIDDFLTHLAAHRVWSRISKIDSIPA, encoded by the coding sequence ATGTCGCACAATGAGAAAGACCCTCACCATCACGCCCCGGTTCATGACGCTAACGAATCCCGCCCTGGGCTGGACTCACTGGCACCTGAAGACAATTCTCACCGCCCTTCCCCGCGCCCCACAGCACCTGGCGAGCAACCGACCGCACCGGGAAGCATGAAAGCGCCGGACACGTCGAATGACAAACTGAACGCACTGGAGCCTTACCGTAAGGGCGGCGAGAATTATCCCCTTACCACTAACCAGGGCGTGCGCATCGCCGATGACCAAAACTCCCTGCGCGCGGGAAAACGTGGCCCAACGCTGCTGGAAGACTTTATCCTGCGAGAGAAAATCACCCACTTCGACCATGAACGCATCCCAGAACGTATCGTGCATGCGCGCGGGTCGGCGGCGCATGGTTACTTTCAGCCCTATCGCAGTCTAAGTGATATTACCAAAGCGGATTTTCTCTCCGATGCGGAGAAAATCACCCCAGTATTTGTCCGTTTTTCCACAGTACAGGGCGGCGCGGGCTCAGCGGACACCGTGCGTGACATCCGTGGATTTGCCACCAAGTTCTACACCGAAGAAGGAATTTTTGACCTGGTTGGCAACAATACACCGGTCTTTTTCATCCAGGATGCGCACAAATTCCCCGATTTTGTCCATGCGGTAAAACCGGAGCCTCACTGGGCGATCCCGCAAGGTCAAAGCGCACATGACACCTTCTGGGACTATGTTTCGTTGCAACCCGAAACCTTACACAACGTAATGTGGGCGATGTCCGATCGCGGCATTCCGCGCAGCTATCGCACTATGGAAGGTTTTGGCATCCACACATTTCGCCTGATCAACGCCGAAGGCAAAGCCACGTTTGTTCGCTTCCACTGGAAACCACTGGCAGGAAAAGCATCGCTGGTGTGGGACGAATCCCAAAAACTGACCGGGCGCGATCCGGACTTCCACCGTCGCGAGTTGTGGGAAGCCATTGAGGCTGGCGATTACCCGGAATATGAACTGGGTTTACAGCTGATCCCGGAAGAGGACGAATTCAAATTTGATTTCGACCTGCTGGACCCGACCAAGCTTATTCCCGAAGAGCTGGTTCCGGTGCAGCGCGTCGGTAAAATGGTGTTAAACCGTAACCCGGATAACTTTTTTGCCGAAAACGAGCAGGCTGCGTTCCATCCAGGGCATATTGTGCCCGGTCTGGATTTTACCAATGATCCGCTGCTGCAGGGGCGTCTGTTCTCCTATACCGATACGCAAATCAGCCGGCTTGGCGGGCCGAACTTCCATGAAATCCCCATCAACCGTCCAACTTGCCCGTACCATAACTTGCAGCGTGACGGCATGCACCGCATGGAGATTGACACCAATCCCGCTAACTATGAGCCGAACTCCATCAATGATAACTGGCCGCGGGAAACACCGCCCGGCCCGAAACGCGGTGGTTTTGAGACTTACCAGGAGCGCGTCGAAGGGGAAAAAATCCGTGAACGCAGCCCCTCATTTGGCGAATATTACGCCCATCCCCGCCTGTTCTGGTTAAGCCAGACACCATTTGAACAGCGCCATATTATTGACGCTTTCAGCTTCGAGTTGAGCAAAGTAGTGCGCACGTATATTCGTGAACGCGTGGTGGATCACCTGGCGCACATCGATATTCATCTGGCGCAAGGTGTGGCGGAAAATCTCGGTATCACCTTGAGCGACGATCAGTTGACTATCGCCCCGCCGCCGGAAGTGAATGGATTGAAAAAAGATCCTTCACTGAGTCTGTATGCCGTGCCGGATGGCAACGTGAAAGGCCGGGTGGTGGCAGTTTTACTGCATGATAAGGTCAGCGCAACGGATGTACTCAACGTATTGCAGGGGCTGAAAGCCAAAGGCGTTCATAGCAAACTGCTTTATGCGCGAATGGGCAACGTGACAGCGGATGACGGTTCAGAATTACCGATTGCCGCCACCTTCGCCGGATCGCCGTCGCTGACGGTAGATGGTGTGATTGTTCCCGGCGGCGATATCAGCGATATCCTGCAAAATGGCGATGCGAAATATTATTTGCTGGAAGCCTATAAGCACCTGAAAACTATCGCGCTTGCGGGTGATGCGCGGCAGTTTAAGCGCTTACTGGATGTGGATAAGCAGGGAGAGGACGGTATTGTCGAGGCGGATAGCGCCACGGCGAATTTTATTGATGATTTTCTGACGCATCTTGCGGCGCACCGCGTCTGGTCGCGCATCAGCAAAATCGATAGCATTCCGGCGTAA
- the osmE gene encoding osmotically-inducible lipoprotein OsmE encodes MNKNIAGILGAAAVLTMLAGCTAYDRAKDQVSQPVVKDVKKGMSRQQVMQVAGRPSSEVTMIHARGTCQTYILGQRDGKTETYFVALDETGHVMNSGYQTCAEYDTDPQAKQ; translated from the coding sequence ATGAATAAGAACATCGCAGGAATTCTGGGCGCAGCTGCAGTGCTGACTATGCTGGCGGGTTGTACGGCTTACGATCGTGCAAAAGATCAGGTTTCTCAGCCGGTGGTGAAAGATGTGAAAAAAGGTATGAGCCGCCAGCAGGTTATGCAGGTTGCTGGCCGTCCTTCTTCTGAAGTTACGATGATCCATGCGCGCGGCACTTGCCAGACCTATATTCTGGGTCAACGTGACGGCAAAACCGAAACCTATTTCGTTGCGCTGGATGAAACCGGCCATGTCATGAACTCCGGCTACCAGACTTGCGCCGAGTATGATACTGACCCGCAAGCTAAGCAGTAA
- the nadE gene encoding ammonia-dependent NAD(+) synthetase: MTLQQEIIQALGVKPAVNAEEEVRRSVDFLKTYLKTYPFLQTLVLGISGGQDSTLAGKISQMAISELRQETGNQAYQFIAVRLPYGKQADEQDCQDAIAFIQPDRVLTVNIKASVLASEQALRETGIELSDFVRGNEKARERMKAQYSIAGMTKGVVVGTDHAAEAVTGFFTKYGDGGTDINPLFRLNKRQGKQLLAYLGCPEHLYKKAPTADLEDDRPSLPDEAALGVTYENIDDYLEGKTLDASIAKIIEGWYVKTEHKRRPPITVFDDFWKKK; this comes from the coding sequence ATGACTCTGCAACAAGAGATTATTCAGGCGCTAGGCGTGAAGCCCGCGGTCAATGCCGAAGAAGAAGTTCGCCGCAGCGTGGATTTCCTGAAAACCTATCTGAAAACCTATCCTTTTTTGCAAACGCTGGTGCTGGGCATTAGCGGCGGTCAGGATTCCACGCTGGCCGGAAAAATCAGCCAGATGGCAATCAGCGAATTGCGCCAGGAAACGGGCAATCAAGCCTATCAATTTATCGCCGTCCGTCTGCCTTACGGTAAGCAAGCGGATGAACAGGATTGCCAGGATGCCATCGCGTTTATTCAGCCGGATCGTGTTCTTACCGTCAATATCAAAGCCTCGGTGCTGGCAAGCGAGCAAGCGCTGCGTGAAACAGGCATCGAACTGAGCGATTTCGTGCGCGGCAATGAAAAAGCGCGCGAACGTATGAAAGCGCAATACAGCATTGCGGGCATGACGAAAGGCGTGGTGGTTGGCACCGACCATGCCGCCGAAGCAGTGACCGGTTTCTTCACCAAATATGGCGATGGTGGCACCGACATCAATCCGCTTTTCCGTCTGAACAAACGCCAGGGTAAACAGTTGCTGGCTTACCTGGGCTGCCCGGAACATCTTTATAAAAAAGCGCCAACGGCCGATCTGGAAGACGATCGTCCTTCGCTGCCAGATGAAGCCGCACTGGGCGTAACTTACGAAAATATCGATGATTATCTGGAAGGGAAAACGCTGGATGCCAGTATCGCGAAAATCATTGAAGGCTGGTATGTGAAAACAGAGCACAAGCGCCGCCCGCCGATTACCGTATTCGACGATTTCTGGAAAAAGAAATAA